DNA sequence from the Geobacter sp. AOG2 genome:
CGGAACTGACGGTGTTCGGCTGCATCCCCCGTGACGATTCCCTGGGGATTCCCTCGCGCCACCTGGGGCTGGTCACGGCCGAGGATAACCCGCTGTCGCCCGACTATCTGGAACGGCTGGCCGACGTGGCGGAAAACTGCCTGGATATGGCGGGGCTGGCTGACATTCACATCCTCACCGCGCCCCCTTTTTCAAAGGGGGGAGAACCCCCCCTGCCGGCCAATGACGATGCCGCACCCTTTGAAAAAGAGAGGCTCGAGGAACGTTCTCCGGTCCGTATCGCCGTGGCGCGTGACGCGGCCTTCTGCTTCGTGTACGAAGACAACCTGCGGTTGCTGCGGGAGGCCGGCGCCGAAGTGGTCCCGTTCTCGCCGCTGGCAGATGTGCACCTGCCGCCCGGTATCCACGGCATCTACCTGCCGGGAGGGTACCCGGAGCTGTATGCCGAACGCCTGGCCGCCAACAGCGCCATGAAGGCGGCCGTGCGGGATGCTGTCGAGGCGGGCATGCCGGTGTATGCGGAGTGCGGCGGCTTCATCTACCTGACCCGGGGCATGGAGTCCGGGGAGGGGCGGCAGGAGGCCGATTTCGTCGGCATCTTCCCGGTGCGGGCGCGCATGTTGCCGAAACGTAAGGCGCTCGGGTATCGCCAGGTCGAATTCACGGCAGCTTTCGGTGTGATCGCCGCCGACGGCGCCCGCGGTCACGAGTTCCACTATTCCGAGGTCGGGACGATGCCGGATGCCGTCGAGCGCTGTTACCGGGTGTCCCGGCAGGGCAAGGAACTGGGCCGGGAGGGGTATCGTCTCCAAAACTGCCTGGCGTCCTACATCCACCTGCATTTCGGCAGCAATGACGGGATCGCGCCCACTTTCACGGCCGCCTGCCGGCGTTATGGCAGCAGGTGAGGCGCCCCTGAATCCGTGGCGCTTTCACGGTTCCCTGCGCTTGGCATGGCGCTTGATCCGCCATTCAGGCGTTGCGGATTCGGGTTGTCTTTTGCCGTTCGCCATGCTACAAAATGGAAGAAACTGCTTCCGGTTCAAGGGAAGCCGGTGCGAATCCGGCGCTGCCCCGCAACTGTGAGGGGGGACTGCCACCGCATAAGGCCACTGTCCGCAAAGGATGGGAAGGCGCGGTGACGGGACGATCCCCGAGTCAGGAGACCTGGCTGGAAGCCACATAAACACTCCAACCGTGGGGAAGGGAGCGTATCATGAAACATCCAGCGTTACTGTTGTCAGCCGTTGTCCTGCCTGTCGTTCTTCTGCCGTCCATCTCATTTGCCATGCACATCTCCGAGGGAATTTTGCCTTTTTCCTGGGCAACGTTCTGGTTTGTCGCGTCAGCGCCCTTTTTGGCCTTGGGGTTGCGCAGTCTGACGCGGCGGTCGGCCCGGGACCTGTCCAGCAAACCCCTGGTGGGGATGGTGGCGGCCGTGGTATTCGTCATCTCCTGCATGCCGGTGCCGGTGCCGACCGCAGGAACCTGTTCCCATCCCTGCGGTACGGGGCTGGCCGCGATTCTTCTCGGCCCGGCAATGGGGGTTGTCGTCGCGGCGGTGGCTCTCTTGATCCAGGCACTCTTTCTCTCCCATGGCGGCCTTACCACTTGGGGTGCCAACCTCTTTTCCATGGGGGTTGTCGGCTCCTTTACCGGGTTTTTCGTATTTCGGGGATTACGCGCCTGCGGCGCCGGGTCGGTCGTGGCCGCGTTCATAGCCGGCCTGCTGGCCGATTGGGCTACGTACGCCACGACCGCCATGATCCTGGCCGCCGGCATTCGCGGCGCAAGCCCGTTCTGGCCCCTGGCCGGCAAGATCGCCCTGGCGTTCGTCCCCACCCAGTTGCCTTTAGGGATCATCGAAGGCGCGATCACCGCCGGCATGGTCTCCCTGCTGCGCAGGAAACGACCGGACCTGCTCTCCCGCACGGTCCTGGAGGGTACGGAGGGATGGGGACGATGAGACGCCACACCACCATCATTATGATAAGCGTGTTTTTGCTGGCAATGGGAGCGGTGTCTCAGGCTGCGGAGCAGTGGCAGGGGATCGATGAAACCATTGTCCAGAAGGTCGCCAGGGAACATGGCCGCGAGGCCAGAAAACCGCTGATCGATACCGGCGAGGGGGATATGCAGTTGTTCGTGTTCCTGCTGGCGGGAGCGGTGGGCGGCTTTGCGGCCGGGTATTGCTGGCGCGCCCTGCTGGACGGCAGAAAAAAGGAGGACAAAACGAGGGGGCCTTCCGATCTGGAATGAGTTTGCTGCGATCCCCTCAGTCCGGCGGGCTCCCAGGCTGTGTGACCTGCGTCAAGAACTCCAGGCTTTTCAGCCGACGTCCGGCATGTGTGGCGATGGACCTGTCCAGCAGTATCCCCCCTTCCACCAGGAGATCGGCTGGAAAAACGACCTTGCCGAAGGTGCCGGTCGCCATGCAGGCGTTCAGTGCCTTGAGGGTCGCGGAGTGCAGCGGCCTGCCGGTCGTGGCGCATGCCCGGCACACCGGCTCGCCGCTCTCCTGCA
Encoded proteins:
- a CDS encoding cobalt ABC transporter permease; amino-acid sequence: MRRHTTIIMISVFLLAMGAVSQAAEQWQGIDETIVQKVAREHGREARKPLIDTGEGDMQLFVFLLAGAVGGFAAGYCWRALLDGRKKEDKTRGPSDLE
- a CDS encoding energy-coupling factor ABC transporter permease is translated as MKHPALLLSAVVLPVVLLPSISFAMHISEGILPFSWATFWFVASAPFLALGLRSLTRRSARDLSSKPLVGMVAAVVFVISCMPVPVPTAGTCSHPCGTGLAAILLGPAMGVVVAAVALLIQALFLSHGGLTTWGANLFSMGVVGSFTGFFVFRGLRACGAGSVVAAFIAGLLADWATYATTAMILAAGIRGASPFWPLAGKIALAFVPTQLPLGIIEGAITAGMVSLLRRKRPDLLSRTVLEGTEGWGR
- a CDS encoding cobyrinate a,c-diamide synthase; this translates as MTRRGFLLAAPQSGSGKTTVALAVMAAFRRRGMAVAPFKCGPDFIDPGYHRLVTGRPSVNLDGWMCPEPFVAGTFRLHASGADVAVVEGVMGLFDGIGHAPMEGSSAQVAAVCGLPVVLVVNARGMAASAAALVKGFVGYDERVRIAGVIFNNVGSPSHGELLCRSVATALPELTVFGCIPRDDSLGIPSRHLGLVTAEDNPLSPDYLERLADVAENCLDMAGLADIHILTAPPFSKGGEPPLPANDDAAPFEKERLEERSPVRIAVARDAAFCFVYEDNLRLLREAGAEVVPFSPLADVHLPPGIHGIYLPGGYPELYAERLAANSAMKAAVRDAVEAGMPVYAECGGFIYLTRGMESGEGRQEADFVGIFPVRARMLPKRKALGYRQVEFTAAFGVIAADGARGHEFHYSEVGTMPDAVERCYRVSRQGKELGREGYRLQNCLASYIHLHFGSNDGIAPTFTAACRRYGSR